The following are encoded together in the Oreochromis niloticus isolate F11D_XX linkage group LG12, O_niloticus_UMD_NMBU, whole genome shotgun sequence genome:
- the phf19 gene encoding PHD finger protein 19 isoform X1, with amino-acid sequence MPAAGGPAERRHSPDQCRMYEDLIEDFCGLEHQVSPGGGGCEGGRVPEPDGVESSLSVGQFVLCRWSDGLYYLGKIQRVSPPRQSCFVTFEDNSKFWVLWKDIQHAGVPGEEPRCSMCQEVDPNSSTQTNQILICGKCGIGFHQQCHIPPVEGSGALTPWFCRRCVFALAVRKGGALRKGVIAKALSVMKQVLPYELEALDWDSQHRTNQQQCYCYCGGPGEWYLKMLQCFRCQQWFHEACTQCLQEAMMFGDRFYLFVCAVCNKGSECVRRLSLRWVDLVHLVLYNLSICSKKKYFELDEILTFVSTHWDHLQLGKLSNTPPAERGQHLLDALNKYKSKFLCGKEIKKRKCIFRLRTRVPPNPPSKLFPERAQNDGGGARKKTASRYDLLLPALTACGWTKRNRGVCFCFFSGSAERRKRKSKWLLEDAIPNNELTCSWTANHHMANIFDFTLDELQSLKSSSSRAVSIDQDSTDASTSGSASSYHFRRRMGSRKRKLPRNTYSQWANRSEAGEELGGEEPSGIIGNQEATNHTHLTTDSSHFLSDHSPLPSDNSHLHSSISSYFGVAGRLTNGERYQVLARRITPQGTVQYLLEWEGTTPY; translated from the exons ATGCCAGCAGCGGGAGGACCGGCAGAAAGGAGGCACAGCCCGGATCAGTGCAG gATGTATGAGGACCTGATCGAAGACTTCTGCGGTCTGGAGCATCAGGTGTCTCCAGGGGGCGGAGGGTGTGAAGGGGGGCGTGTCCCCGAACCTGACGGGGTGGAGTCCAGTCTGAGCGTGGGTCAGTTCGTGCTCTGTCGTTGGTCAGATGGACTGTACTACCTGGGAAAGATCCAACGG GTGAGTCCCCCTAGGCAGAGCTGCTTCGTCACTTTTGAGGACAACTCTAAGTTCTGGGTCCTCTGGAAGGACATCCAGCACG CTGGAGTACCGGGGGAGGAGCCTCGCTGCTCTATGTGCCAGGAGGTGGACCCAAACTCCAGCACCCAAACAAACCAGATCCTGATCTGTGGAAAGTGTGGGATCG GTTTCCACCAGCAGTGTCACATTCCTCCAGTAGAGGGCAGCGGCGCCCTGACTCCGTGGTTCTGCAGACGCTGCGTCTTTGCTCTGGCGGTCCGG AAGGGCGGGGCTCTGAGGAAAGGTGTGATAGCCAAAGCCCTGAGTGTGATGAAACAGGTGCTGCCGTACGAGCTGGAGGCCCTGGACTGGGACTCGCAGCACCGGACCAATCAGCAGCAGTGTTACTGTTACTGCGGTGGCCCTGGAGA GTGGTACCTGAAGATGCTGCAGTGCTTCAGGTGTCAACAGTGGTTCCATGAGGCGTGCACTCAGTGCCTGCAGGAAGCAATGATGTTTGGAGACAG GTTCTACCTGTTTGTGTGCGCGGTGTGTAATAAGGGCTCAGAGTGCGTGCGGCGCCTGTCCCTCAGGTGGGTGGACCTGGTCCACCTGGTGCTCTACAACCTGTCCATCTGCAGCAAGAAGAAGTATTTCGAACTGGATGAGATCCTTACCTTCGTCTCTACCCACTGGGACCACCTGCAGCTTGGGAAG CTGTCCAACACCCCCCCAGCAGAGAGGGGGCAGCACCTGCTTGACGCACTCAACAAGTACAAGAGCAA gtttCTGTGCGGGAAGGAAATCAAAAAGAGGAAGTGCATCTTTCGTTTGAGGACCAGGGTCCCTCCTAATCCTCCCTCCAAGCTCTTTCCTGAGCGTGCTCAGAATGATGGGGGCGGGGCAAGGAAGAAGACGGCTAGCAGGTATGACCTCTTGCTGCCAGCCCTCACCGCCTGTGGTTGGACAAAGCGTAACCGtggtgtttgtttctgtttcttcagCGGCTCAGCtgagaggagaaagaggaagtCCAAGTGGCTCCTCGAGGATGCCATTCCTAAT AACGAGCTGACCTGCAGCTGGACCGCCAACCACCACATGGCCAACATTTTTGACTTCACGCTGGATGAGCTACAGAGCCTGAAGAG cagctccagcagagccGTCAGCATTGATCAGGACTCCACCGATGCCTCCACCTCTGGCTCTGCCTCCTCCTACCACTTTAG GAGAAGGATGGGCAGCAGAAAGAGGAAGTTACCCCGGAACACCTACAGCCAGTGGGCCAATCGCAGTGAGGCAGGGGAGGAGCTTGGAGGGGAAGAGCCTTCTGGCATCATTGGGAACCAGGAAGCTACAAACCACACCCACCTGACCACAGACTCCTCCCACTTCTTGTCAGACCACTCACCGCTGCCGTCTGACAACTCCCACCTCCACTCCTCCATCTCCTCTTACTTTGGAGTGGCGGGTAGGCTAACCAATGGCGAGCGCTACCAGGTGTTGGCTCGCCGCATCACCCCTCAGGGGACGGTCCAGTACCTGCTGGAGTGGGAGGGGACGACCCCTTATTAG
- the phf19 gene encoding PHD finger protein 19 isoform X3, with the protein MPAAGGPAERRHSPDQCRMYEDLIEDFCGLEHQVSPGGGGCEGGRVPEPDGVESSLSVGQFVLCRWSDGLYYLGKIQRVSPPRQSCFVTFEDNSKFWVLWKDIQHAGVPGEEPRCSMCQEVDPNSSTQTNQILICGKCGIGFHQQCHIPPVEGSGALTPWFCRRCVFALAVRKGGALRKGVIAKALSVMKQVLPYELEALDWDSQHRTNQQQCYCYCGGPGEWYLKMLQCFRCQQWFHEACTQCLQEAMMFGDRFYLFVCAVCNKGSECVRRLSLRWVDLVHLVLYNLSICSKKKYFELDEILTFVSTHWDHLQLGKLSNTPPAERGQHLLDALNKYKSKFLCGKEIKKRKCIFRLRTRVPPNPPSKLFPERAQNDGGGARKKTASSGSAERRKRKSKWLLEDAIPNNELTCSWTANHHMANIFDFTLDELQSLKSSSSRAVSIDQDSTDASTSGSASSYHFRRRMGSRKRKLPRNTYSQWANRSEAGEELGGEEPSGIIGNQEATNHTHLTTDSSHFLSDHSPLPSDNSHLHSSISSYFGVAGRLTNGERYQVLARRITPQGTVQYLLEWEGTTPY; encoded by the exons ATGCCAGCAGCGGGAGGACCGGCAGAAAGGAGGCACAGCCCGGATCAGTGCAG gATGTATGAGGACCTGATCGAAGACTTCTGCGGTCTGGAGCATCAGGTGTCTCCAGGGGGCGGAGGGTGTGAAGGGGGGCGTGTCCCCGAACCTGACGGGGTGGAGTCCAGTCTGAGCGTGGGTCAGTTCGTGCTCTGTCGTTGGTCAGATGGACTGTACTACCTGGGAAAGATCCAACGG GTGAGTCCCCCTAGGCAGAGCTGCTTCGTCACTTTTGAGGACAACTCTAAGTTCTGGGTCCTCTGGAAGGACATCCAGCACG CTGGAGTACCGGGGGAGGAGCCTCGCTGCTCTATGTGCCAGGAGGTGGACCCAAACTCCAGCACCCAAACAAACCAGATCCTGATCTGTGGAAAGTGTGGGATCG GTTTCCACCAGCAGTGTCACATTCCTCCAGTAGAGGGCAGCGGCGCCCTGACTCCGTGGTTCTGCAGACGCTGCGTCTTTGCTCTGGCGGTCCGG AAGGGCGGGGCTCTGAGGAAAGGTGTGATAGCCAAAGCCCTGAGTGTGATGAAACAGGTGCTGCCGTACGAGCTGGAGGCCCTGGACTGGGACTCGCAGCACCGGACCAATCAGCAGCAGTGTTACTGTTACTGCGGTGGCCCTGGAGA GTGGTACCTGAAGATGCTGCAGTGCTTCAGGTGTCAACAGTGGTTCCATGAGGCGTGCACTCAGTGCCTGCAGGAAGCAATGATGTTTGGAGACAG GTTCTACCTGTTTGTGTGCGCGGTGTGTAATAAGGGCTCAGAGTGCGTGCGGCGCCTGTCCCTCAGGTGGGTGGACCTGGTCCACCTGGTGCTCTACAACCTGTCCATCTGCAGCAAGAAGAAGTATTTCGAACTGGATGAGATCCTTACCTTCGTCTCTACCCACTGGGACCACCTGCAGCTTGGGAAG CTGTCCAACACCCCCCCAGCAGAGAGGGGGCAGCACCTGCTTGACGCACTCAACAAGTACAAGAGCAA gtttCTGTGCGGGAAGGAAATCAAAAAGAGGAAGTGCATCTTTCGTTTGAGGACCAGGGTCCCTCCTAATCCTCCCTCCAAGCTCTTTCCTGAGCGTGCTCAGAATGATGGGGGCGGGGCAAGGAAGAAGACGGCTAGCAG CGGCTCAGCtgagaggagaaagaggaagtCCAAGTGGCTCCTCGAGGATGCCATTCCTAAT AACGAGCTGACCTGCAGCTGGACCGCCAACCACCACATGGCCAACATTTTTGACTTCACGCTGGATGAGCTACAGAGCCTGAAGAG cagctccagcagagccGTCAGCATTGATCAGGACTCCACCGATGCCTCCACCTCTGGCTCTGCCTCCTCCTACCACTTTAG GAGAAGGATGGGCAGCAGAAAGAGGAAGTTACCCCGGAACACCTACAGCCAGTGGGCCAATCGCAGTGAGGCAGGGGAGGAGCTTGGAGGGGAAGAGCCTTCTGGCATCATTGGGAACCAGGAAGCTACAAACCACACCCACCTGACCACAGACTCCTCCCACTTCTTGTCAGACCACTCACCGCTGCCGTCTGACAACTCCCACCTCCACTCCTCCATCTCCTCTTACTTTGGAGTGGCGGGTAGGCTAACCAATGGCGAGCGCTACCAGGTGTTGGCTCGCCGCATCACCCCTCAGGGGACGGTCCAGTACCTGCTGGAGTGGGAGGGGACGACCCCTTATTAG
- the phf19 gene encoding PHD finger protein 19 isoform X2: protein MPAAGGPAERRHSPDQCRMYEDLIEDFCGLEHQVSPGGGGCEGGRVPEPDGVESSLSVGQFVLCRWSDGLYYLGKIQRVSPPRQSCFVTFEDNSKFWVLWKDIQHAGVPGEEPRCSMCQEVDPNSSTQTNQILICGKCGIGFHQQCHIPPVEGSGALTPWFCRRCVFALAVRKGGALRKGVIAKALSVMKQVLPYELEALDWDSQHRTNQQQCYCYCGGPGEWYLKMLQCFRCQQWFHEACTQCLQEAMMFGDRFYLFVCAVCNKGSECVRRLSLRWVDLVHLVLYNLSICSKKKYFELDEILTFVSTHWDHLQLGKLSNTPPAERGQHLLDALNKYKSKFLCGKEIKKRKCIFRLRTRVPPNPPSKLFPERAQNDGGGARKKTASRYDLLLPALTACGWTKRNRGVCFCFFSGSAERRKRKSKWLLEDAIPNNELTCSWTANHHMANIFDFTLDELQSLKSSSRAVSIDQDSTDASTSGSASSYHFRRRMGSRKRKLPRNTYSQWANRSEAGEELGGEEPSGIIGNQEATNHTHLTTDSSHFLSDHSPLPSDNSHLHSSISSYFGVAGRLTNGERYQVLARRITPQGTVQYLLEWEGTTPY from the exons ATGCCAGCAGCGGGAGGACCGGCAGAAAGGAGGCACAGCCCGGATCAGTGCAG gATGTATGAGGACCTGATCGAAGACTTCTGCGGTCTGGAGCATCAGGTGTCTCCAGGGGGCGGAGGGTGTGAAGGGGGGCGTGTCCCCGAACCTGACGGGGTGGAGTCCAGTCTGAGCGTGGGTCAGTTCGTGCTCTGTCGTTGGTCAGATGGACTGTACTACCTGGGAAAGATCCAACGG GTGAGTCCCCCTAGGCAGAGCTGCTTCGTCACTTTTGAGGACAACTCTAAGTTCTGGGTCCTCTGGAAGGACATCCAGCACG CTGGAGTACCGGGGGAGGAGCCTCGCTGCTCTATGTGCCAGGAGGTGGACCCAAACTCCAGCACCCAAACAAACCAGATCCTGATCTGTGGAAAGTGTGGGATCG GTTTCCACCAGCAGTGTCACATTCCTCCAGTAGAGGGCAGCGGCGCCCTGACTCCGTGGTTCTGCAGACGCTGCGTCTTTGCTCTGGCGGTCCGG AAGGGCGGGGCTCTGAGGAAAGGTGTGATAGCCAAAGCCCTGAGTGTGATGAAACAGGTGCTGCCGTACGAGCTGGAGGCCCTGGACTGGGACTCGCAGCACCGGACCAATCAGCAGCAGTGTTACTGTTACTGCGGTGGCCCTGGAGA GTGGTACCTGAAGATGCTGCAGTGCTTCAGGTGTCAACAGTGGTTCCATGAGGCGTGCACTCAGTGCCTGCAGGAAGCAATGATGTTTGGAGACAG GTTCTACCTGTTTGTGTGCGCGGTGTGTAATAAGGGCTCAGAGTGCGTGCGGCGCCTGTCCCTCAGGTGGGTGGACCTGGTCCACCTGGTGCTCTACAACCTGTCCATCTGCAGCAAGAAGAAGTATTTCGAACTGGATGAGATCCTTACCTTCGTCTCTACCCACTGGGACCACCTGCAGCTTGGGAAG CTGTCCAACACCCCCCCAGCAGAGAGGGGGCAGCACCTGCTTGACGCACTCAACAAGTACAAGAGCAA gtttCTGTGCGGGAAGGAAATCAAAAAGAGGAAGTGCATCTTTCGTTTGAGGACCAGGGTCCCTCCTAATCCTCCCTCCAAGCTCTTTCCTGAGCGTGCTCAGAATGATGGGGGCGGGGCAAGGAAGAAGACGGCTAGCAGGTATGACCTCTTGCTGCCAGCCCTCACCGCCTGTGGTTGGACAAAGCGTAACCGtggtgtttgtttctgtttcttcagCGGCTCAGCtgagaggagaaagaggaagtCCAAGTGGCTCCTCGAGGATGCCATTCCTAAT AACGAGCTGACCTGCAGCTGGACCGCCAACCACCACATGGCCAACATTTTTGACTTCACGCTGGATGAGCTACAGAGCCTGAAGAG ctccagcagagccGTCAGCATTGATCAGGACTCCACCGATGCCTCCACCTCTGGCTCTGCCTCCTCCTACCACTTTAG GAGAAGGATGGGCAGCAGAAAGAGGAAGTTACCCCGGAACACCTACAGCCAGTGGGCCAATCGCAGTGAGGCAGGGGAGGAGCTTGGAGGGGAAGAGCCTTCTGGCATCATTGGGAACCAGGAAGCTACAAACCACACCCACCTGACCACAGACTCCTCCCACTTCTTGTCAGACCACTCACCGCTGCCGTCTGACAACTCCCACCTCCACTCCTCCATCTCCTCTTACTTTGGAGTGGCGGGTAGGCTAACCAATGGCGAGCGCTACCAGGTGTTGGCTCGCCGCATCACCCCTCAGGGGACGGTCCAGTACCTGCTGGAGTGGGAGGGGACGACCCCTTATTAG